The Mercurialis annua linkage group LG8, ddMerAnnu1.2, whole genome shotgun sequence genome window below encodes:
- the LOC126662148 gene encoding uncharacterized protein LOC126662148, producing the protein MTILQYKLASISRRITKLLKIDLYQQNMTRRKQVIEDESNEDHEISWKLRSHPPAHYTFKIENFSLLSDAKAECFHSADFEAGSYNWKLCVYPGGNKKKNGGGYISLYLVLSKSNQLAFNQEVNVTFKLFVYDYIRNKYWNLQDETVRRFCGIRSKWGFDKLLSLTHFKNKSNGYLMEDCCIFGAEIFVIKNASKGECLSMVKTPAYNTYTWTIENFSKLDSLELTNSKVFAIGGSKWSIILYPKGGSRAKGKSISLFLKLEDHASFEHGRKLYAEFTLRVRNHPLIKHHELAGHSQFDSSSNVWGFPSFMPLIDLNDTTKGFIHNNTLMVEVEIQAMTVIKGLS; encoded by the exons ATGACCATCTTGCAATATAAACTGGCTTCAATCAGTAGGCGAATTACTAAGTTATTGAAGATAGATCTGTATCAACAAAACATGACGCGAAGAAAACAAGTCATAGAAGATGAATCTAATGAAGATCATG AAATAAGTTGGAAACTAAGAAGCCATCCACCTGCACACTACACATTCAAGATTGAAAATTTCTCTTTGCTTTCCGATGCAAAAGCCGAGTGTTTCCATTCTGCGGATTTTGAAGCTGGGAGCTATAACTG GAAGTTATGTGTGTATCCTGGaggaaacaagaaaaaaaacgGGGGTGGATATATATCTTTATATCTAGTTCTCTCTAAATCCAACCAACTCGCTTTCAATCAAGAGGTTAACGTAACTTTCAAGCTGTTTGTTTATGATTATATTCGCAACAAGTACTGGAATCTTCAAG ATGAGACGGTAAGGCGGTTTTGTGGAATTAGAAGCAAATGGGGATTTGACAAACTTCTTTCTCTCActcatttcaaaaataaatccaaTGGATACTTAATGGAGGATTGTTGCATTTTCGGTGCTGAGATTTTTGTCATAAAAAATGCCAGTAAAGGAGAGTGTTTGTCCATGGTGAAGACTCCTGCATACAATACGTATACATggacaattgaaaatttttcaaaattggaTTCATTAGAATTGACCAATTCCAAAGTGTTTGCCATCGGTGGCAGTAAATG GAGCATAATTCTTTATCCAAAAGGGGGTTCAAGAGCGAAAGGTAAAAGcatatctttatttttaaaactagaGGATCATGCCAGTTTTGAGCATGGAAGAAAGTTGTATGCGGAATTCACGCTACGAGTACGGAATCATCCTTTGATAAAACATCATGAATTGGCAG GTCATAGTCAGTTCGATTCTAGTAGTAACGTTTGGGGTTTTCCAAGTTTTATGCCTCTGATTGATCTCAATGACACAACAAAGGGCTTTATACACAATAATACTTTGATGGTGGAAGTAGAAATTCAAGCTATGACCGTAATTAAAGGGTTGTCCTGA
- the LOC126661581 gene encoding MATH domain and coiled-coil domain-containing protein At1g31390-like, which yields MEDESIDKYLTVQVMENASKGECLSLVKKPPYNTYTWTIAKFSELDLLVKSNKFAIGGSNGRLRVYPKGLLSEKGKSLSIFLALQDDATLEHGRKLYVEYMLRLKSSKKANGFPKFMPLSDLNDKSKGFIHNNTLVVELEILAMTLKGCLEVV from the exons ATGGAAGATGAATCTATCGACAAGTATCTGACTGTTCAAG TTATGGAAAATGCCAGTAAAGGAGAGTGCTTGTCCCTGGTGAAGAAGCCTCCATACAACACTTATACATGGACAATTGCAAAATTTTCAGAATTGGATCTATTAGTTAAATCCAATAAGTTTGCCATCGGAGGCAGTAATGG GAGATTACGGGTTTATCCAAAAGGGCTTTTAAGTGAGAAAGGCAAAAGCTTATCCATATTCTTAGCACTACAGGATGATGCAACTCTTGAGCATGGAAGAAAGTTGTATGTGGAATACATGCTTCGA TTAAAATCTAGTAAGAAGGCAAATGGTTTTCCAAAGTTTATGCCTCTCAGTGATCTGAATGATAAATCGAAGGGTTTTATACATAATAATACTTTGGTGGTCGAATTAGAAATATTAGCCATGACATTAAAGGGTTGTCTTGAAGTTGTGTAG